A part of Streptomyces sp. NBC_00557 genomic DNA contains:
- a CDS encoding DUF6213 family protein, whose product MNREVTLPLIVDDRGTLQVAAADVSKLLRTVGGRWLRLVEAGEQGLDEDTVAALTIELAKLADRIDVACIAHSSGAP is encoded by the coding sequence GTGAACCGCGAAGTGACCCTGCCTCTGATCGTCGACGACCGCGGGACCCTGCAGGTGGCGGCGGCGGACGTGAGTAAGCTGCTGCGGACCGTGGGCGGTCGGTGGCTGCGGCTCGTCGAGGCCGGGGAGCAGGGTCTGGACGAGGACACGGTCGCCGCGCTGACCATCGAGCTGGCCAAGCTGGCCGACCGTATCGACGTGGCCTGCATCGCGCACAGCAGCGGGGCGCCCTAG
- a CDS encoding NUDIX domain-containing protein, which yields MTVRTTKRSAGLLLFRHTDEGLQVLLGHMGGPLWARKDAGAWTVPKGEYDPGEPAWEAARREFREELGLAPPDGEAVPLGEVAQRNGKIVTAWAVEADPDLSGFRPGTFTLEWPPRSGRMREFPELDRVEWLGLERARELIITAQAAFLDRLAEHSA from the coding sequence GTGACGGTGCGTACGACGAAGCGCAGCGCGGGACTGCTGCTGTTCCGGCACACCGACGAGGGCCTTCAGGTGCTGCTCGGCCATATGGGTGGTCCGCTCTGGGCGAGGAAGGACGCCGGGGCGTGGACGGTCCCCAAGGGCGAGTACGACCCCGGCGAGCCCGCCTGGGAGGCCGCCCGGCGCGAGTTCCGGGAGGAGCTGGGGCTGGCGCCGCCCGACGGGGAGGCCGTACCGCTGGGCGAGGTCGCGCAGCGGAACGGCAAGATCGTCACGGCGTGGGCCGTCGAGGCGGACCCGGACCTGAGCGGCTTCCGCCCCGGCACCTTCACCCTGGAGTGGCCGCCGCGCTCCGGCCGGATGCGGGAGTTCCCGGAACTGGACCGCGTGGAGTGGCTCGGCCTGGAGCGGGCCCGCGAGCTGATCATCACAGCGCAGGCCGCGTTTCTCGACCGGCTGGCGGAGCACTCGGCCTGA
- a CDS encoding NADP-dependent succinic semialdehyde dehydrogenase, giving the protein MPIATVNPANGETLKTYEPMGEEELERRLQLAEATFRTYRTTTFADRARLMNRAAELLDEDRQEIARVMTTEMGKPIRQARAEAAKCAKAMRWYAERAEGLLADEEPAEADVRDSGASRVRVRYRPLGPVLAVMPWNFPLWQVVRFAAPALMAGNVGLLKHASNVPQTALYLEDLFHRAGFTEGCFQTLLIGSGAVDDILRDERVKAATLTGSEPAGRAVASTCGEMIKKTVLELGGSDPYVVMPSADLDRAAEVAVTARVQNNGQSCIAAKRFIVHGDVYDAFAEKFVAGMKALKVGDPLEEDTDVGPLSSERGREDLEELVDDARRGGAEVLCGGRRPDGPGWYYPPTVLAGITREMRIHREEAFGPVATLYRAGDLEEALLIANDSPFGLSSNVWTRDDGEVERFTRDLEAGSVYVNGMTASHPAFPFGGVKRSGYGRELSGHGIREFCNITTVWQGA; this is encoded by the coding sequence ATGCCCATCGCGACGGTGAACCCGGCGAACGGCGAGACGCTCAAGACGTACGAGCCCATGGGCGAGGAGGAGCTGGAACGCCGGCTCCAGCTCGCCGAGGCCACGTTCCGCACCTACCGGACGACCACGTTCGCCGACCGTGCCCGGCTGATGAACAGGGCCGCCGAGCTGCTGGACGAGGACCGGCAGGAGATCGCGCGTGTCATGACCACGGAGATGGGCAAGCCGATCAGGCAGGCGCGGGCGGAGGCCGCGAAGTGCGCCAAGGCGATGCGCTGGTACGCCGAGCGCGCCGAGGGGCTGCTCGCCGACGAGGAGCCCGCCGAGGCCGACGTGCGCGACTCCGGCGCGTCCCGGGTCCGGGTGCGGTACCGGCCGCTCGGTCCCGTGCTCGCGGTGATGCCCTGGAACTTCCCGCTGTGGCAGGTGGTCCGGTTCGCCGCGCCGGCGCTCATGGCCGGCAACGTGGGCCTGCTCAAGCACGCCTCCAACGTGCCGCAGACGGCCCTGTACCTGGAGGACCTGTTCCACCGGGCGGGCTTCACGGAGGGCTGCTTCCAGACGCTGCTGATCGGCTCGGGCGCGGTGGACGACATCCTGCGCGACGAGCGGGTCAAGGCGGCGACGCTCACCGGCAGCGAGCCGGCGGGCCGGGCGGTGGCCTCCACCTGCGGCGAGATGATCAAGAAGACGGTGCTGGAGCTGGGCGGCAGCGACCCGTACGTGGTCATGCCCTCCGCGGACCTGGACCGGGCGGCCGAGGTCGCGGTCACCGCGCGTGTGCAGAACAACGGGCAGTCCTGCATCGCCGCCAAGCGGTTCATCGTGCACGGCGACGTCTACGACGCCTTCGCCGAGAAGTTCGTCGCCGGGATGAAGGCGCTCAAGGTCGGCGACCCGCTGGAGGAGGACACCGACGTCGGACCGCTGTCCAGCGAGCGGGGACGCGAGGACCTGGAGGAGCTGGTCGACGACGCGCGGCGCGGCGGGGCCGAGGTGCTGTGCGGCGGCCGGCGGCCGGACGGGCCGGGCTGGTACTACCCGCCGACCGTGCTCGCCGGGATCACGCGGGAGATGCGCATCCACCGGGAGGAGGCGTTCGGGCCGGTCGCCACGCTGTACCGGGCCGGCGATCTGGAGGAGGCGCTGCTCATCGCCAACGACTCGCCCTTCGGGCTGAGTTCCAACGTGTGGACGCGCGACGACGGCGAGGTGGAGCGGTTCACCCGCGATCTGGAGGCCGGGTCCGTGTACGTCAACGGGATGACCGCCTCCCATCCGGCGTTCCCGTTCGGCGGGGTCAAGCGGTCCGGGTACGGGCGTGAGCTGTCCGGGCACGGAATCCGCGAGTTCTGCAACATCACCACGGTTTGGCAGGGTGCGTGA
- a CDS encoding type III polyketide synthase, with protein sequence MATLCRPSVSVPEHVITMEETLELARSRHADHPQLPLALRLIENTGVKTRHIVQPIEETLKHPGFEERNKLYEAEAKARVPAVIQRALDDAELLTTDIDMIIYVSCTGFMMPSLTAWLINEMDFDPTTRQLPVAQLGCAAGGAAINRAHDFCTSYPEANALIVACEFCSLCYQPTDLGVGSLLSNGLFGDGIASAVVRGRGGTGIELERNGSYLIPKTEDWISYDVRATGFHFLLDKRVPTTMEPLAPALQDLAGTHGWDASELDFYIVHAGGPRILDDLSKFLHVDPHAFRFSRSTLTEYGNIASGVVLDALRRMFDEGGAEHGARGLLAGFGPGITAEMALGRWRTDRETA encoded by the coding sequence ATGGCGACTTTGTGCAGACCCTCGGTATCGGTTCCGGAACACGTGATCACGATGGAGGAGACGCTGGAGCTGGCGCGCTCCCGCCACGCGGACCACCCCCAACTGCCCCTCGCACTGCGGCTCATAGAGAACACGGGTGTCAAGACCCGGCACATCGTGCAGCCCATCGAGGAGACCCTGAAGCACCCGGGCTTCGAGGAACGCAACAAGCTCTACGAGGCCGAGGCCAAGGCGCGGGTCCCCGCGGTGATCCAGCGTGCCCTCGACGACGCGGAACTCCTCACCACCGACATCGACATGATCATCTACGTCTCGTGCACGGGCTTCATGATGCCCTCGCTCACGGCGTGGCTGATCAACGAGATGGACTTCGACCCCACCACCAGGCAACTTCCCGTAGCCCAGCTGGGCTGTGCGGCAGGCGGCGCGGCGATCAACCGCGCGCACGACTTCTGCACGTCCTACCCCGAGGCCAACGCGCTCATCGTGGCCTGCGAGTTCTGCTCGCTGTGCTACCAGCCCACCGACCTCGGCGTCGGCTCGCTGCTCTCCAACGGCCTGTTCGGCGACGGCATAGCCTCCGCCGTGGTCCGCGGCAGGGGCGGCACCGGCATCGAGCTCGAGCGCAACGGCTCGTACCTGATCCCCAAGACCGAGGACTGGATCAGTTACGACGTCCGGGCGACGGGCTTCCACTTCCTGCTCGACAAGCGGGTGCCCACCACCATGGAGCCGCTGGCCCCGGCCCTGCAGGACCTCGCCGGGACGCACGGCTGGGACGCCTCCGAACTGGACTTCTACATCGTCCACGCCGGCGGGCCCCGCATCCTCGACGACCTGAGCAAGTTCCTGCACGTCGACCCGCACGCGTTCCGGTTCAGCCGGTCGACCCTCACCGAGTACGGCAACATCGCCTCCGGCGTCGTGCTGGACGCGCTGCGCCGGATGTTCGACGAGGGCGGCGCCGAGCACGGGGCGCGCGGGCTCCTCGCCGGGTTCGGACCCGGCATCACCGCGGAAATGGCGCTGGGCCGCTGGCGCACCGACCGAGAGACGGCGTGA